TCTCGGCGACCTCAGCAGCAGAGAGATCTGCGGGTGCTGTCGCAAGCGCCCTGCTGACGAGTTCAAGGGTTGCGGCTGAGAGTCCCTTAGGTGGAAGCGCCCGAGTCTGATGGGTGCCGAGAATGAGATTGTCAACGATATTTTGACTCAGGGTCTCGACTCGTCGAACGCTATCGAGCGTCTGGTACGAGCGAGCTACCTCATCAAGTCGTTCTCGGAGGGCTGTCGCGGTAAACGGTTTGATGAGGTAGTGCCGGATGCCGTTAGCCCGTGCCTGGCGCACACTCGCGATATCGCGTGCCGCCGTAACGGCGATTACCTCGGTATAGCGTGCCTGTTCGA
This portion of the Salinibacterium sp. NK8237 genome encodes:
- a CDS encoding response regulator, producing the protein MTAPIRVLVIDDDFAVAHLHRQFVDAHDKFEVVAEAHTGAAALDAIDRLNPDLVLLDFYLPDFSGLEVLSRLRVEQARYTEVIAVTAARDIASVRQARANGIRHYLIKPFTATALRERLDEVARSYQTLDSVRRVETLSQNIVDNLILGTHQTRALPPKGLSAATLELVSRALATAPADLSAAEVAEIIGMSRVGARRYLEHLVHVGTALVEPRYGSTGRPVHRYRAR